In a single window of the Papaver somniferum cultivar HN1 chromosome 8, ASM357369v1, whole genome shotgun sequence genome:
- the LOC113304197 gene encoding heavy metal-associated isoprenylated plant protein 39-like codes for MQKIIVSLDLHDDRCKQKAMKSVSGLSGVDSLSIDMKDKKLTVIGDVDVTLIVSKLRRHCHTSIVSVGPAKEAEKKKEEPKKEATNQIVDLAYAYRHYNPHMTTYYQSVEENPNACVIC; via the coding sequence ATGCAGAAGATTATAGTTTCCCTGGATTTACACGACGACAGATGCAAACAGAAAGCCATGAAATCAGTTTCTGGACTTTCAGGAGTTGATTCATTATCGATAGACATGAAAGACAAGAAATTAACAGTAATTGGAGATGTTGATGTAACCCTAATTGTGAGCAAACTAAGAAGACATTGTCATACATCAATAGTTTCAGTTGGGCCAGCTAAagaagcagagaagaagaaggaagaaccgAAGAAAGAGGCTACCAATCAAATAGTTGATCTTGCTTATGCTTATAGACACTACAATCCTCATATGACTACATATTACCAGAGTGTTGAAGAAAATCCTAATGCTTGTGTAAtttgttaa
- the LOC113304119 gene encoding probable zinc metallopeptidase EGY3, chloroplastic: MAYGTRQKPFDKEKGQRTSIAKVTLHCQRKSFSLFSKPIPRNDLKFSVEPAAYDEPSSSSSSSVETISERPNTEEPAEKIESFVQVTETQNDDFDEETSKQQESDWKTDEDFKKFMGNPSIEAAIKLEKKRAERKLKELNTETNSSNPVVGFFNRAAIESLKREKERLEKVEEAFKALDLNKLKSCFGFDTFFATDVRRFGDGGIFIGNLRKPIEEVMPKLEKKLSEAAGKEVVLWFMEEKSNDIKKQVCMVQPKAEIDLQFESTKLSTPWGYVSAILLCVTTFGTIALMSGFFLKPDTTFDDYISDVVPLFGGFLTILGVSEICTRITAARYGVKLIPSFLVPSNWTGCLGVMNNYESLLPNKKALFDIPVARTASAYLTSLALTLIAFVSDGSFNGGENALFIRPQFFYNNPLLSFIQYVIGPYSDDLGNVLPNAVEGVGVPVDPLAFAGLLGMVVTSLNLLPCGRLEGGRIAQALFGRNVATLLSIGTSLLLGIGGLSGSVLCLAWGLFATFFRGGEELPARDEITPPGDDRYNWGFVLAVICFLTLFPNGGGTFSSSFLSQPFFRGDL; the protein is encoded by the exons ATGGCATATGGTACTAGGCAGAAACCTTTTGACAAGGAAAAAGGCCAGAGAACAAGTATAGCGA AGGTAACGCTACACTGTCAGAGGAAATCATTTTCTCTCTTCTCCAAGCCGATTCCAAGAAATGATCTCAAATTCTCTGTCGAGCCGGCGGCGTATGATgaaccctcttcttcatcatcatcctctgTTGAAACAATTTCCGAGAGACCCAATACAGAGGAGCCCGCAGAAAAGATTGAGTCTTTCGTACAAGTGACTGAAACCcaaaatgatgattttgatgaagagaCAAGTAAACAACAGGAATCGGATTGGAAAACTGATGAGGATTTTAAGAAATTTATGGGTAATCCTTCAATTGAAGCTGCTATAAAGCTTGAAAAGAAGAGAGCTGAAAGAAAACTCAAGGAGTTAAATACTGAAACAAACAGCAGTAACCCAGTTGTTGGATTTTTTAATAGAGCTGCAATTGAAagtttgaaaagagaaaaagaaagattgGAGAAAGTTGAAGAAGCTTTTAAGGCTCTTGATCTTAACAAG TTAAAGAGCTGTTTTGGGTTCGATACATTCTTTGCAACTGATGTTCGGAGGTTTGGAGACGGTGGGATTTTTATCGGTAACTTGAGGAAACCAATTGAAGAAGTCATGCCCAAATTGGAGAAAAAGCTATCTGAAGCAGCTGGCAAAGAAGTTGTattatggttcatggaggaaaaATCAAATGACATAAAAAAGCAG GTTTGTATGGTACAACCAAAAGCAGAAATAGACCTTCAGTTTGAATCCACAAAGTTAAGTACGCCTTGGGGTTATGTCAGTGCAATACTATTATGTGTCACAACTTTCGGGACAATAGCTTTGATGAGTGGGTTTTTCCTTAAACCTGATACTACTTTTGATGACTATATATCCGATGTTGTGCCTCTCTTTGGTGGGTTCCTTACCATCTTGGGAGTTTCTGAG ATTTGCACAAGGATTACTGCAGCTAGGTATGGTGTTAAACTGATCCCGTCATTTCTTGTTCCCTCGAATTGGACTGGATGCTTAGGGGTGATGAATAACTATGAGTCACTCCTCCCTAATAAGAAGGCTCTTTTTGATATTCCTGTGGCGCGGACAGCTAGTGCATATTTGACTTCATTAGCCCTCACACTCATTGCTTTTGTCAGTGATGGCAGCTTCAATGGTGGTGAAAATGCTTT GTTCATAAGGCCCCAATTCTTTTATAACAACCCATTGCTTTCTTTCATTCAATACGTGATAGGACCTTACTCAGATGATCTAGGAAATGTATTGCCTAATGCAGTTGAAGGGGTGGGTGTGCCTGTTGATCCCCTTGCTTTTGCTGGGCTATTAG GAATGGTAGTGACTTCTTTGAACCTTTTACCATGTGGAAGACTTGAAGGAGGTCGGATTGCTCAAGCTCTTTTTGGAAGGAACGTTGCGACACTACTATCTATTGGCACTTCATTACTGTTAGGAATTGGTGGTCTAAGTGGCAGTGTCCTCTGCTTGGCATGGGGTTTATTTGCGACATTCTTCAGAGGTGGAGAAGAATTACCTGCTAGGGACGAGATTACTCCTCCGGGAGATGACAGATATAATTGGGGTTTTGTTTTGGCAGTAATCTGCTTCCTCACACTTTTCCCAAATGGTGGAGGTACATTCTCAAGCTCATTTCTTAGTCAGCCATTCTTCAGGGGAGATCTGTAA